One genomic region from Leifsonia poae encodes:
- the mraZ gene encoding division/cell wall cluster transcriptional repressor MraZ has protein sequence MFLGTYAPKLDEKGRIILPAKFRDELASGIVLTRGQEHCVYVFSQREFESLHEKIRQAPVTSKQARDYLRVFLSGASSEVPDKQHRVTVPQTLRTYAGLDRDLVVIGAGSRAEIWDAQAWETYLAEQEATFANTTEEVIPGLF, from the coding sequence ATGTTCCTCGGTACCTATGCCCCCAAGCTCGACGAGAAGGGGCGCATCATCCTGCCGGCCAAATTCCGGGATGAGCTCGCCTCCGGCATCGTTCTGACCCGCGGCCAAGAGCACTGCGTCTATGTCTTCAGTCAGCGTGAGTTCGAATCGCTGCACGAAAAGATCCGCCAGGCGCCGGTGACCAGCAAGCAAGCCCGTGACTATCTGCGCGTGTTCCTCTCCGGGGCGAGTTCGGAGGTTCCGGACAAGCAGCACCGCGTCACGGTGCCGCAGACGCTCCGCACCTACGCGGGACTCGATCGCGACCTGGTCGTGATCGGTGCAGGAAGCCGCGCCGAGATCTGGGACGCACAGGCCTGGGAGACCTACCTGGCCGAGCAGGAAGCAACATTCGCCAACACCACCGAGGAGGTGATTCCGGGACTCTTCTAG
- a CDS encoding DUF3040 domain-containing protein: protein MPLSEHEQRLLEEMERSLYQNDADFVATVGARRGKTPYRSVVLGILIAVVGIGVLITGVFLPIAVVSTIVGVVGFIVMFLGVLLAIAPGKRAGGAPDEPQQGAPASASKPAQAGFMHKLNDRWDKRQDGQG, encoded by the coding sequence ATGCCGCTTTCGGAACACGAGCAGCGCCTCCTCGAAGAGATGGAGCGCAGTCTCTATCAGAACGACGCAGATTTCGTCGCTACGGTCGGAGCCCGACGGGGTAAGACCCCGTACCGCTCGGTCGTTCTCGGCATCCTGATCGCCGTCGTCGGCATCGGCGTTCTCATCACCGGTGTCTTCCTGCCCATCGCCGTCGTCAGCACGATCGTCGGCGTCGTCGGTTTCATCGTGATGTTCCTCGGTGTGCTGCTGGCCATCGCACCGGGCAAGCGCGCGGGTGGCGCTCCGGATGAGCCGCAGCAGGGGGCTCCGGCCTCCGCTTCGAAGCCGGCCCAGGCCGGGTTCATGCACAAGCTCAATGACCGCTGGGACAAGCGCCAAGACGGGCAGGGCTAG
- a CDS encoding polyprenyl synthetase family protein, with amino-acid sequence MSESIRFVDLIQTRIDGFLDARSSILVSIADELAPIQAYSRDFLSGGKRFRALFCFWGWQAVRSSGSAPEDAGVSPGGALDAVVSVASALEVFHAAALVHDDIIDNSDTRRGAPSAHRRFERLHAQNAWQGSATSFGTGAATLLGDLLLIFSDELFDEGLGELVSAASRRAARTEFNRMRLEVTAGQYLDIFEEIGWSSQPDTDQLARAERVIIYKSAKYSIEAPLIIGASLAGATIGQLEALRAFGLPLGIAYQLRDDLLGVFGDAEVTGKPSGDDLREGKRTVLVALAREALPGGARSAFDELLGDPTLTHQQIETLQMTIRDSGAVDKVEAIIAANVARAIDAIDAAPLGSQAKAQLRELAVTVTRRAS; translated from the coding sequence GTGTCAGAAAGCATTCGGTTCGTCGACCTGATCCAGACCAGAATCGATGGATTCCTCGATGCACGCTCCTCCATTCTCGTCTCCATCGCCGACGAACTCGCCCCGATCCAGGCTTACTCCCGGGATTTTCTCAGCGGCGGCAAGCGATTCCGTGCACTGTTCTGCTTCTGGGGCTGGCAGGCGGTGCGCTCCTCCGGCTCCGCCCCCGAAGACGCCGGGGTCTCACCGGGCGGCGCCCTCGACGCCGTCGTGTCTGTGGCGAGCGCCCTCGAGGTGTTCCACGCGGCCGCGCTCGTGCACGACGACATCATCGACAACTCCGACACCCGTCGAGGAGCCCCCTCTGCCCACCGCCGCTTCGAGCGGCTGCACGCCCAGAACGCCTGGCAGGGATCGGCCACGTCGTTCGGAACGGGGGCGGCGACCCTGCTCGGCGACCTCCTGCTGATCTTCAGCGACGAACTCTTCGACGAAGGACTCGGCGAACTCGTGAGCGCCGCTTCCCGGCGCGCCGCCCGCACCGAGTTCAACAGGATGCGCCTGGAGGTGACGGCCGGCCAGTACCTCGACATCTTCGAAGAGATCGGCTGGAGCAGCCAGCCCGACACCGATCAGCTCGCCCGCGCGGAGCGCGTCATCATCTACAAGTCGGCGAAATACAGCATCGAGGCGCCGCTGATCATCGGCGCCTCCCTCGCCGGGGCGACGATCGGCCAATTGGAAGCCCTGAGGGCGTTCGGTCTGCCGCTCGGGATCGCGTACCAGCTGCGCGACGACCTGCTCGGTGTCTTCGGCGACGCGGAGGTCACCGGCAAACCGAGCGGGGACGATCTGCGCGAGGGCAAACGCACGGTGCTCGTCGCCCTCGCCCGCGAGGCGCTCCCCGGCGGCGCCCGGTCGGCGTTCGACGAGCTGCTCGGCGATCCGACGCTCACCCACCAGCAGATCGAGACCCTCCAGATGACCATCCGCGACAGCGGTGCCGTCGACAAGGTCGAGGCGATCATCGCGGCGAACGTGGCCAGGGCGATCGACGCGATCGACGCCGCACCTCTGGGGTCTCAGGCGAAGGCGCAGCTCCGGGAGCTCGCGGTCACCGTCACTCGCCGCGCATCCTGA
- a CDS encoding Rv2175c family DNA-binding protein, whose translation MTEQAAAEDWLTIPDLVDILGLGVSRVRRLIEDKHLAAKRVDGVLKVPASFVRDGEPLSELRGTLIVLGDAGFDNDEAVDWLIGQEDVLGASPIEALRAGRKAEVRRVAQALA comes from the coding sequence GTGACTGAGCAAGCCGCAGCCGAAGACTGGCTGACAATCCCCGATCTCGTCGACATCCTCGGTCTCGGGGTGAGCCGGGTCCGCCGCCTGATCGAAGACAAGCACCTCGCCGCCAAGCGGGTCGACGGTGTTCTGAAGGTTCCCGCGTCGTTCGTCCGTGACGGCGAACCCCTCAGCGAACTGCGGGGCACGCTGATCGTGCTCGGCGACGCTGGATTCGACAATGATGAGGCCGTCGACTGGCTCATCGGCCAAGAAGATGTGCTCGGTGCTTCGCCGATCGAGGCGCTGCGCGCCGGACGCAAGGCCGAGGTGCGCCGGGTGGCGCAAGCTCTCGCCTGA
- a CDS encoding LysM peptidoglycan-binding domain-containing protein, translating to MSVLDTEPRVARHRPEQPARRTARSVLATVPLAIASSIAITLSLVSPAQATTPPHRDSERSKDKAPDALGTTRVNLTSAPTTSPALTTIAGAPARYTVQTGDTISGIAGRFGLSTASVLALNGLSWKSLIFPGQVLALTGATSSAPAAPAPSTPAPSSAKYKVVSGDTISGIAGRFGVPTSAVLSANGLSSSSLIFPGQLVTIPGLATASLDTPHASTPIAAPVAPAPVPVPSTGTVVALTAEMRANAAVIIQVGRQEGVGDFGIVVALAAAAQESGVRNVQYGDRDSLGLFQQRPSTGWGSPAQILDPHYAARAFFGGPNNPNPGRTRGLLDIPGWTKLSVTQAAQAVEISAYPDAYAKWEASARVWLAQLG from the coding sequence ATGTCCGTGCTCGACACCGAGCCGCGAGTCGCCCGGCACCGGCCTGAGCAGCCGGCGCGTCGCACAGCGCGCTCCGTGCTCGCCACGGTTCCCCTCGCCATCGCCAGCTCCATCGCGATCACCCTCTCGCTCGTCTCTCCGGCCCAGGCGACCACGCCGCCGCACCGCGACTCCGAACGCTCGAAAGACAAAGCCCCGGATGCGCTCGGAACCACGCGCGTCAACCTCACCTCCGCCCCGACCACCTCCCCCGCCCTCACGACCATCGCCGGCGCCCCGGCCCGGTACACCGTGCAAACCGGGGACACGATCAGCGGCATCGCCGGCCGATTCGGACTGTCGACCGCGAGCGTGCTCGCGTTGAACGGCCTGAGCTGGAAGAGCCTCATCTTCCCCGGCCAAGTCCTCGCTCTCACGGGCGCGACCTCCTCCGCGCCCGCCGCGCCGGCGCCCAGCACTCCCGCGCCGTCGTCCGCCAAGTACAAAGTGGTCTCCGGCGACACCATCAGCGGCATCGCCGGCCGGTTCGGCGTCCCGACCAGCGCCGTCCTCAGCGCCAACGGGCTCTCCTCCTCCAGCCTGATCTTCCCGGGTCAACTCGTGACGATCCCCGGGCTCGCCACCGCCTCCCTCGACACACCGCACGCCTCGACTCCGATCGCGGCCCCGGTCGCGCCGGCCCCCGTCCCCGTTCCTTCGACGGGCACCGTGGTCGCGCTCACCGCCGAGATGCGGGCGAACGCCGCCGTGATCATCCAGGTGGGCCGGCAGGAGGGCGTCGGCGACTTCGGGATCGTCGTAGCCCTCGCCGCGGCTGCGCAAGAGTCCGGCGTGCGCAATGTGCAGTACGGCGACCGCGACTCGCTGGGACTGTTCCAGCAACGCCCGAGCACCGGATGGGGAAGCCCCGCCCAGATCCTCGACCCGCACTACGCGGCGCGCGCCTTCTTCGGAGGCCCGAACAATCCCAATCCGGGGCGCACCCGCGGCCTGCTCGACATCCCCGGCTGGACGAAACTGAGCGTCACTCAGGCTGCGCAGGCCGTCGAGATCTCGGCATACCCGGATGCCTACGCCAAATGGGAGGCGTCCGCTCGCGTTTGGCTCGCCCAGCTCGGCTGA
- the pknB gene encoding Stk1 family PASTA domain-containing Ser/Thr kinase, which produces MTTSQTDPLIGRLIDGRYQVRSRIARGGMATVYLATDLRLERRVAIKVMHGHLADDSTFKSRFVQEARSAARLAHPNVVNVFDQGQDSDMAYLVMEYLPGITLRDLLKDYGKLTSEQTIDIMEAVLSGLAAAHKAGIVHRDLKPENVLLADDGRIKIGDFGLARAASANTATGQALLGTIAYLSPELVTRGVADARSDIYALGIMMFEMLTGEQPFQGEQPMQIAYQHANDAVPAPSSKNPAVPPELDDLVLWATAKDPDQRPRDAREMLDRLIEAEKAIRGETGALHPTMVLPPAFGPGVNEGDTQIINPAIRQQVAASAPDTLTTLTATAKRRRTKGWWLFALVLVLAGVAGGTGWYFGSGPGSTVQIPDLSSKTPAVAATTLTQLGFETKQGQEYNTTIAAGLVSSTDPASGASANRGSIVTIRVSQGPKPITLPVLAGMSLADAKAAIVKAGAKVGDVAQQFDAKIPANTVISAATSDGTDVSGGGKSFEGRTVALVESVGAIPNVAGKSVADATSALQAVHLLVANGPQNYSDTVEKGDVISAQPQGSGPVKPNDTLLLETSKGPEPVAVPDVVGKTWDVAKKALKDAGFDLQYSAIADVAPSAFVVSKISPAAGEMVAKGSTITINFAGF; this is translated from the coding sequence GTGACCACGAGCCAAACCGACCCCCTGATCGGACGTCTGATCGACGGCCGGTATCAGGTGCGCTCGCGGATCGCCCGCGGGGGCATGGCCACCGTCTACCTGGCGACCGATCTGCGCCTCGAACGCCGGGTCGCCATCAAGGTGATGCACGGCCACCTCGCCGACGACAGCACGTTCAAGAGCCGGTTCGTGCAGGAGGCCCGCTCGGCCGCGCGCCTCGCGCATCCGAACGTCGTGAACGTCTTCGACCAAGGCCAAGACTCCGATATGGCCTACCTGGTCATGGAGTACCTGCCCGGCATCACCCTGCGCGATCTGCTGAAGGACTACGGCAAGCTCACCTCCGAGCAGACGATCGACATCATGGAGGCCGTGCTGAGCGGTCTCGCCGCGGCGCACAAGGCCGGCATCGTGCACCGCGACCTCAAACCCGAGAACGTGCTGCTCGCCGACGACGGGCGCATCAAGATCGGCGACTTCGGGCTCGCCCGCGCCGCGAGCGCCAACACCGCGACCGGCCAGGCACTGCTGGGCACGATCGCCTACCTCTCCCCCGAGCTCGTGACCCGCGGCGTCGCGGATGCGCGCAGCGACATCTACGCGCTCGGCATCATGATGTTCGAGATGCTCACCGGTGAACAGCCGTTCCAGGGCGAGCAGCCGATGCAGATCGCCTACCAGCACGCGAACGACGCCGTGCCCGCGCCGAGCAGCAAGAACCCCGCCGTTCCCCCGGAACTGGACGACCTCGTGCTCTGGGCGACCGCCAAAGACCCCGACCAGCGCCCCCGCGATGCCCGGGAGATGCTCGACCGTCTCATCGAGGCGGAGAAGGCGATCCGCGGCGAGACCGGCGCACTACATCCCACGATGGTGCTCCCGCCGGCCTTCGGGCCGGGTGTGAACGAGGGCGACACCCAGATCATCAACCCCGCCATCCGTCAGCAGGTCGCCGCCAGCGCTCCGGATACCCTGACCACCCTCACCGCTACGGCAAAACGGCGGCGGACGAAGGGCTGGTGGTTATTCGCTCTCGTCCTCGTGCTCGCCGGGGTCGCCGGGGGTACCGGATGGTACTTCGGCTCCGGGCCGGGCTCGACCGTGCAGATCCCCGACCTCTCGTCGAAGACCCCCGCGGTCGCGGCCACGACGCTCACGCAGCTCGGATTCGAGACCAAACAGGGCCAGGAGTACAACACCACCATCGCCGCCGGGCTGGTGTCGAGCACCGATCCGGCCTCGGGAGCCTCGGCGAACCGAGGAAGCATCGTGACCATCCGGGTCTCCCAGGGCCCCAAACCGATCACGCTACCGGTCCTCGCCGGCATGTCGCTCGCCGACGCCAAGGCTGCGATCGTCAAGGCCGGCGCGAAGGTCGGCGATGTCGCGCAGCAATTCGATGCGAAGATCCCGGCCAACACCGTGATCTCGGCCGCGACCTCCGACGGCACCGACGTCTCCGGCGGCGGTAAGTCGTTCGAGGGACGCACGGTCGCCCTCGTCGAATCGGTCGGCGCTATCCCGAACGTCGCCGGGAAGTCCGTGGCCGACGCCACCAGCGCGCTGCAAGCGGTGCACCTGCTCGTGGCGAACGGGCCGCAGAACTACAGCGACACCGTCGAGAAAGGCGATGTCATCTCCGCGCAGCCCCAGGGCAGCGGGCCGGTGAAGCCCAACGACACCCTGCTGCTGGAGACTTCGAAGGGTCCGGAACCGGTGGCGGTACCCGACGTCGTCGGCAAGACCTGGGATGTCGCGAAGAAGGCTCTCAAAGACGCCGGGTTCGACCTCCAATACAGTGCGATCGCCGATGTGGCCCCCTCGGCCTTCGTCGTCTCCAAGATCAGCCCCGCAGCGGGCGAGATGGTCGCGAAAGGCTCCACCATCACAATCAACTTCGCGGGCTTCTGA
- a CDS encoding class II 3-deoxy-7-phosphoheptulonate synthase, with amino-acid sequence MIAGLDYWRTLEVKQQPHWPDADAAAAASAEIASLPPLVFAGEVDQLRDRLALAAEGRGFLLQGGDCAETFAGATADQIRNRVKTVLQMAVVLTYGASMPVIKMGRMAGQFAKPRSSDTETRGGVTLPAYRGDIVNGFDFTPESRQADPRRLVQGYHTAASTLNLIRAFTQGGFADLRQVHSWNRGFAANPANQRYEGLAKEIDRAIKFMEAAGADFDELKRVEFYSSHEGLLMDYERPMTRIDSRTGTPYNTSAHFVWIGERTRDLDGAHVDFLSRVRNPIGVKLGPSTTPETMLQLIDKLDPNREPGRLTFITRMGAGTIRDALPPLLEAIKSADATPLWVTDPMHGNGLTTPTGYKTRRFDDVVDEVKGFFEAHRAAGTHPGGIHVELTGDDVTECLGGSEHIDEATLATRYESLCDPRLNHMQSLELAFLVAEELAAR; translated from the coding sequence GTGATCGCGGGCCTGGACTATTGGCGCACCCTCGAGGTGAAGCAGCAGCCGCACTGGCCTGATGCGGATGCCGCGGCCGCCGCGTCGGCCGAGATCGCCTCGCTGCCGCCCCTCGTGTTCGCAGGTGAGGTCGACCAGCTGCGCGATCGGCTCGCGCTTGCGGCAGAGGGCAGAGGTTTCCTGTTGCAGGGCGGCGATTGCGCCGAGACGTTCGCCGGTGCGACCGCCGACCAGATCCGCAACCGGGTCAAGACGGTGCTGCAGATGGCGGTCGTCCTCACCTACGGTGCCTCGATGCCCGTGATCAAGATGGGCCGGATGGCCGGGCAGTTCGCCAAGCCCCGTTCCAGCGACACCGAGACCCGAGGCGGTGTGACGCTTCCGGCGTACCGCGGCGACATCGTGAACGGCTTCGATTTCACGCCGGAGTCGCGTCAGGCCGACCCGCGCCGGCTGGTGCAGGGTTACCACACCGCCGCTTCGACGCTGAACCTCATCCGGGCGTTCACGCAGGGTGGTTTCGCCGATCTGCGTCAGGTGCACAGCTGGAACCGCGGCTTCGCCGCCAACCCGGCCAACCAGCGCTACGAGGGTCTCGCCAAGGAGATCGACCGCGCCATCAAGTTCATGGAGGCGGCCGGCGCCGACTTCGACGAGCTGAAGCGCGTGGAGTTCTACTCCAGCCACGAGGGTCTGCTGATGGACTACGAGCGGCCGATGACGCGGATCGACTCGCGCACGGGCACGCCCTACAACACCTCGGCGCATTTCGTATGGATCGGGGAGCGCACGCGCGACCTCGACGGGGCGCATGTCGATTTCCTTTCGCGGGTGCGCAACCCGATCGGCGTGAAGCTCGGCCCGTCCACGACCCCCGAGACGATGCTGCAGCTCATCGACAAGCTCGACCCGAATCGCGAGCCGGGTCGGCTCACCTTCATCACGCGCATGGGCGCGGGCACGATCAGGGATGCGCTTCCCCCGCTGCTCGAGGCCATCAAGTCGGCCGACGCCACCCCGCTGTGGGTGACCGATCCGATGCACGGCAACGGGCTGACGACGCCGACCGGGTACAAGACCCGCCGGTTCGACGACGTCGTGGACGAGGTCAAGGGCTTCTTCGAGGCGCACCGTGCCGCAGGAACCCACCCGGGCGGCATCCACGTCGAGCTCACCGGTGACGACGTGACGGAGTGCCTGGGCGGTTCCGAGCACATCGACGAGGCCACGCTGGCGACGCGCTACGAGTCGCTGTGCGACCCCCGCCTCAACCACATGCAGTCGCTGGAGCTCGCGTTCCTGGTGGCCGAGGAGCTCGCCGCCCGCTGA
- a CDS encoding lysophospholipid acyltransferase family protein — MFYWLMKHLIAGPLLKGIFRPWVIGLENVPAGGAVILASNHLSFIDSIFLPLVVDRHVSFLAKSDYFTRKGFKGWATKAFMTATGQIPIDRSGGKASEDSLNTGLAVLARGEILGIYPEGTRSPDGKLYRGRTGVARMILEGDVPVVPVAMVDTEKIMPIGTRLPKVGRIGIVIGRPLDFSRFDGMEGDRFILRSVTDEIMYALHALGEQEYVDVYASSVKEKRASLSR, encoded by the coding sequence ATGTTCTACTGGCTGATGAAGCACCTGATCGCAGGTCCTCTGCTCAAGGGCATCTTCCGGCCGTGGGTCATCGGTCTCGAGAACGTCCCCGCCGGTGGGGCGGTCATCCTGGCGAGCAACCATCTCTCGTTCATCGACTCGATTTTTCTGCCTCTGGTCGTCGACCGGCACGTCTCGTTCCTCGCGAAGAGCGACTACTTCACCCGCAAGGGGTTCAAAGGCTGGGCGACGAAGGCGTTCATGACCGCCACCGGCCAGATCCCCATCGACAGGTCCGGCGGTAAGGCTTCCGAAGACTCGCTGAACACCGGGCTCGCGGTGCTCGCCCGGGGGGAGATCCTCGGAATCTACCCGGAGGGCACCCGCAGCCCCGACGGCAAGCTGTACCGGGGCCGCACGGGTGTCGCCCGAATGATCCTCGAGGGCGATGTCCCTGTCGTGCCGGTGGCGATGGTGGACACCGAGAAGATCATGCCGATCGGAACGCGGCTGCCGAAAGTCGGGCGCATCGGCATCGTGATCGGGCGGCCACTCGATTTCTCCCGCTTCGACGGGATGGAGGGCGACCGGTTCATCCTGCGTTCGGTGACCGACGAGATCATGTATGCATTGCATGCCCTCGGCGAGCAGGAATACGTGGATGTGTACGCCAGCAGCGTGAAGGAAAAGCGGGCTTCGCTTTCACGATAG
- a CDS encoding ROK family glucokinase, protein MHSIGIDIGGTKIAGAVVDELGTIVREDRVPTDAAEPAEIENAVVAMIERLANGPEEIAGAGVAAAGFFDAAQSTVYYSPNINWRHEPLRAKLEQRVDLPIIIENDANAAGWAEFRYGAGRLVSDMVILTIGTGVGGAIVSNDRLFRGGFGAGAEVGHMRVVPGGLACGCGAHGCIEQYGSGRALQRMANELADAGGIGQALADVRSRTGSLSGHDISDLITAGDPGALAALRQLGDWLGQACASLGAVLDPQLFVFGGGVAQAGDLLLEPIRLAYLENVPARGYHPEPEFRIAELVNDAGVVGAADLARLSASER, encoded by the coding sequence GTGCACTCGATCGGGATCGACATCGGCGGTACGAAGATCGCGGGGGCGGTGGTCGACGAACTCGGCACCATCGTCCGCGAGGATCGTGTTCCCACGGATGCCGCGGAGCCTGCGGAGATCGAGAACGCGGTCGTCGCGATGATCGAGCGTTTGGCGAACGGCCCGGAGGAGATCGCGGGCGCCGGTGTCGCCGCGGCGGGGTTCTTCGATGCTGCGCAGTCGACCGTGTACTACTCGCCCAACATCAATTGGCGGCATGAACCGTTGCGGGCCAAGCTGGAGCAGCGGGTCGACCTCCCCATCATCATCGAGAACGACGCGAACGCTGCCGGATGGGCCGAGTTCCGTTATGGCGCCGGCCGCTTGGTCAGCGACATGGTCATCCTGACGATCGGCACCGGCGTCGGCGGCGCGATCGTCAGCAACGACAGGCTGTTCCGTGGTGGTTTCGGCGCGGGCGCGGAGGTGGGCCACATGCGGGTGGTCCCCGGCGGCCTCGCCTGCGGTTGTGGCGCTCACGGCTGCATCGAGCAGTACGGTTCCGGTCGCGCTCTGCAGCGGATGGCGAACGAGCTGGCCGACGCGGGCGGCATCGGCCAGGCGTTGGCGGATGTGCGCTCCCGCACCGGTTCGTTGAGTGGACACGACATCAGCGATCTCATCACGGCGGGCGATCCGGGTGCTCTCGCGGCGCTGCGTCAGCTGGGCGATTGGCTCGGCCAGGCGTGTGCAAGTCTGGGTGCCGTTCTCGACCCGCAGCTGTTCGTGTTCGGCGGTGGTGTCGCTCAGGCGGGCGATCTGCTGTTGGAGCCGATCCGTCTGGCGTATCTGGAGAACGTTCCGGCTCGGGGCTATCACCCGGAGCCCGAGTTCAGGATCGCCGAGCTCGTGAACGACGCCGGCGTGGTCGGCGCGGCGGATCTCGCGCGGTTGAGCGCGTCGGAGCGTTAG
- a CDS encoding AMP-dependent synthetase/ligase produces MKQFDTPAIVAADPTANATDLLVARVAATPDAALFAVPNGDTWEDISCAEFLRQVVALAKGLVASGIQPGDKIGLMCKTRYEWSLIDFATWFAGAVLVPIYETSSPHQVQWNMTDSGAIAIILETPEMFARFDEVHADLPDIGNVWQLHLGDLDKLAAAGVDVPDAEIERRRTIAEGADIATLIYTSGSTGKPKGCVLTHSNFVELSRNSAEALKEVVLQPGGASTLLFITTAHVFARFIAVLCVHAGVRVGHQADTKELLPALASFKPTFLLAVPRVFEKVYNSAEQKAEAGGKGKIFRRAASVAVEYSKAVEAGSVPFGLRLRFALFDRLVFSKLRTAMGGRVKYAVSGSAPLGSHLGHFFHSLGIKILEGYGLTETTAPATVNLPDLFKIGTVGPALPGVSIRLADDGEIQVKGINVFEEYWKNPEATAAAFDDGWFRTGDLGSFDDDGFLSITGRKKEIIVTAGGKNVSPAALEDPIRSNPLVSQVVVVGDQKPFIAALVTLDAEMLPTWLANNGEDKSMGLAEASVNPAVNAEIQRAVDAANTNVSRAESIRKFVILPSDLTEASGHLTPKLSIKRAVILKDFADTIDGIYSGAPATQGISLAH; encoded by the coding sequence GTGAAACAGTTCGACACCCCGGCGATCGTCGCCGCAGATCCGACCGCCAATGCCACCGATCTCCTGGTGGCCCGCGTCGCCGCGACCCCGGATGCAGCCCTGTTCGCCGTCCCGAACGGCGACACCTGGGAAGACATCAGCTGCGCCGAGTTCCTGCGCCAGGTCGTCGCCCTGGCGAAAGGTCTCGTCGCCAGCGGCATCCAGCCAGGCGACAAGATCGGCCTGATGTGCAAGACCCGTTACGAGTGGTCGCTCATCGACTTCGCCACCTGGTTCGCCGGCGCGGTTCTGGTGCCGATCTACGAGACGTCGTCCCCACACCAGGTGCAGTGGAACATGACCGATTCCGGCGCGATCGCGATCATCCTCGAGACGCCGGAGATGTTCGCGCGCTTCGACGAGGTGCACGCCGACCTCCCCGACATCGGAAACGTCTGGCAATTGCACCTCGGCGACCTCGACAAATTGGCGGCCGCCGGTGTCGACGTCCCCGACGCGGAAATCGAGCGCCGCCGCACGATCGCCGAGGGCGCCGACATCGCCACGCTCATCTACACCTCCGGCTCGACGGGCAAGCCGAAGGGATGCGTTCTCACCCACTCCAACTTCGTCGAGCTCTCCCGCAACTCGGCGGAGGCCCTCAAAGAGGTCGTCCTGCAGCCGGGCGGGGCCTCCACGCTGCTCTTCATCACCACCGCTCATGTGTTCGCCCGCTTCATCGCCGTCCTGTGCGTGCACGCCGGCGTGCGCGTCGGTCACCAGGCAGACACGAAGGAGCTCCTCCCCGCCCTCGCCAGCTTCAAGCCGACCTTCCTCCTCGCGGTTCCGCGCGTGTTCGAGAAGGTCTACAACTCGGCCGAACAGAAGGCCGAAGCCGGAGGCAAGGGCAAGATCTTCCGCCGCGCCGCGAGCGTGGCCGTCGAGTACTCGAAAGCGGTCGAGGCCGGTTCAGTGCCATTCGGTCTGCGCCTGCGGTTCGCCCTGTTCGACAGGCTCGTGTTCAGCAAGCTGCGCACGGCGATGGGCGGGCGGGTGAAGTATGCGGTCTCCGGCTCGGCGCCGCTCGGCTCGCACCTCGGCCACTTCTTCCACAGTCTCGGAATCAAGATCTTGGAAGGGTACGGCCTCACCGAGACCACCGCCCCGGCCACGGTCAATCTGCCCGACCTGTTCAAGATCGGCACCGTCGGCCCCGCCCTTCCCGGCGTCTCGATCCGGTTGGCGGACGACGGCGAGATCCAGGTGAAAGGCATCAACGTCTTCGAGGAGTACTGGAAGAACCCCGAAGCCACGGCGGCGGCATTCGACGACGGCTGGTTCCGCACCGGCGACCTCGGCAGCTTCGACGACGACGGCTTCCTCAGCATCACCGGCCGCAAGAAGGAGATCATCGTCACTGCCGGTGGCAAGAACGTCTCCCCCGCAGCGCTGGAAGACCCCATCCGGTCGAACCCGCTGGTCAGTCAGGTCGTCGTCGTCGGCGACCAGAAACCCTTCATCGCCGCGCTCGTCACCCTCGACGCTGAGATGCTTCCGACCTGGCTGGCCAACAACGGCGAAGACAAGTCGATGGGTCTCGCGGAGGCCTCCGTGAACCCGGCCGTCAACGCCGAGATCCAGCGGGCCGTGGATGCGGCGAACACGAACGTCTCCCGGGCCGAGTCCATTCGCAAGTTCGTCATCCTGCCGAGCGACCTCACCGAGGCGAGCGGGCACCTCACACCCAAACTCAGCATCAAGCGCGCTGTCATCCTGAAAGACTTCGCCGACACGATCGACGGAATCTACTCCGGCGCGCCCGCCACGCAGGGCATCTCCCTAGCCCACTGA